A genome region from Flavobacterium sp. includes the following:
- a CDS encoding LysR family transcriptional regulator — protein sequence MVNLEWYRTFKAVYKNGNFSVAAKELFMSQPAVSQQISMLEAHVGNKLFNRKSKGVEPTEYAKLLNNLIIDALDRLESVEAGFRAKAEDANRLISVGVSKNLFDCIGNLLIAKFDLIDFTFAENDELFALVDAKKLDFAITTKRFDTFDTTYEIIGKIKLILVAPTSLDITEFRQRLKADNFTEIEQWLNAQKWYSHDARIPHIKLFWLHAFNKKRPSMVPNYIIPSESEMLRLLSKNTGVAVTWNCNARNYIKENKLQLVWNSFHVPEEFVYLLAPKNNNLKSFFDIIEKELKLFFGNRL from the coding sequence ATGGTAAATCTAGAATGGTACAGAACTTTTAAAGCAGTTTACAAAAACGGCAATTTTTCAGTTGCCGCAAAGGAATTATTTATGAGCCAGCCTGCGGTAAGTCAGCAGATATCTATGCTCGAGGCTCATGTGGGGAATAAATTGTTTAATCGGAAATCAAAAGGAGTTGAGCCTACCGAATATGCTAAGTTACTGAATAATTTGATTATAGATGCACTTGACAGACTCGAAAGTGTCGAAGCTGGTTTTAGAGCCAAAGCCGAAGATGCCAATCGCTTAATTTCTGTTGGGGTTTCAAAAAATCTATTTGATTGTATTGGAAACTTGTTAATTGCTAAGTTTGATTTAATCGATTTTACATTTGCAGAAAATGACGAACTTTTTGCATTGGTCGACGCAAAAAAACTTGACTTTGCGATTACCACAAAAAGGTTCGATACTTTTGATACTACTTATGAGATTATTGGGAAAATTAAATTAATTCTGGTTGCTCCCACTTCTTTAGATATAACAGAATTTCGCCAGAGATTAAAAGCCGATAATTTTACGGAAATAGAACAATGGCTGAATGCACAAAAATGGTACAGCCATGATGCAAGAATTCCGCATATAAAATTATTCTGGCTGCATGCATTCAATAAAAAAAGGCCTTCAATGGTTCCTAATTACATTATTCCATCAGAATCTGAAATGCTTAGACTTTTATCTAAAAATACGGGTGTAGCAGTAACATGGAATTGTAATGCAAGAAATTATATCAAAGAAAACAAATTACAGCTGGTTTGGAACAGTTTCCATGTTCCGGAAGAATTTGTGTATTTGCTAGCGCCAAAAAACAATAATTTGAAATCATTTTTTGATATTATTGAAAAGGAACTGAAATTGTTTTTTGGAAATAGATTATAA
- a CDS encoding type 1 glutamine amidotransferase domain-containing protein — translation MKKIALLAIIAFAAVSTSAVAQKSNKKGMKKVLFVVTSNDKLGNTGEKTGFWSEEFAAPYYELLDQGVEIAIASPLGGQPPIDPKSADPASATEDTKRFDADKVLQEKLKNTLKLSTVNQKDYDAVFYPGGHGPLWDLVEDKNSIALIESFYTHNKPVAFVCHAPAVLKNVKVKGQYLVKGKKVTGFTNTEEEAVGLTKVVPFLLEDALTQNGAKFSKGANWQPYAVEDGLLITGQNPASSKLVAGKLLDQLK, via the coding sequence ATGAAAAAAATAGCATTACTCGCAATAATTGCATTTGCAGCTGTAAGCACTTCGGCTGTAGCTCAAAAATCAAATAAAAAAGGTATGAAAAAAGTATTATTTGTTGTTACCAGCAACGATAAGCTGGGCAATACCGGAGAAAAAACCGGATTCTGGTCTGAAGAATTTGCTGCTCCTTATTATGAATTATTAGATCAGGGTGTAGAAATTGCAATTGCTTCTCCGCTTGGAGGACAACCGCCAATTGATCCAAAAAGTGCCGATCCTGCATCGGCAACTGAAGACACAAAACGTTTTGATGCTGATAAAGTTTTACAGGAAAAATTAAAAAACACTTTAAAACTTTCAACCGTTAATCAAAAAGATTATGATGCTGTTTTTTATCCTGGAGGTCATGGTCCGCTTTGGGATTTAGTTGAAGATAAAAATTCAATCGCTTTGATCGAATCTTTTTACACACACAACAAACCGGTAGCTTTTGTATGTCACGCTCCAGCAGTTTTGAAAAACGTAAAAGTAAAAGGACAATATTTAGTAAAAGGTAAAAAAGTTACCGGATTTACTAATACTGAAGAAGAAGCTGTAGGCTTAACTAAAGTTGTTCCGTTTTTACTGGAAGATGCTTTAACTCAAAACGGAGCTAAATTCTCTAAAGGAGCAAACTGGCAGCCTTATGCTGTAGAAGACGGACTTTTAATTACAGGTCAAAATCCGGCATCATCTAAATTGGTAGCTGGAAAATTGCTAGATCAATTAAAGTAA
- a CDS encoding iron-containing alcohol dehydrogenase, whose translation MLNFELYNPTNLVFGKGQIEKLSTLVPKDAKILLAYGGGSIFKNGVYDQVIANLKGFDIVEFGGIEPNPHFETLMKAVEVIKAEKINFILAVGGGSVIDGVKFISAAVNFEGNPIDILQKRILIKENAVPFGTVLTLPATGSEMNSGSVVTIASTQEKLAFGGSALFPKFSICDPTVIESLPKRQIQNGVVDAYTHVMEQYLTYPHEGFLQDRIAEGILQTLIEVGPKVVENPTDYALASNFMWSCTMALNGLIQKGVPSDWATHMIGHELTALYGIDHARTLAIIGPSLYKVMFETKKGKLAQYGRRIFNLSGSDEEVAKEAINKTVEFFHTMGMDTKLSQYTENYSNTADFIVNRFDERGWKGLGENQLVTLDKVKSIVELSY comes from the coding sequence ATGCTCAACTTTGAATTATACAATCCGACAAATTTAGTTTTCGGAAAAGGACAAATTGAAAAACTTTCGACTTTAGTTCCAAAAGATGCAAAAATCCTTTTGGCTTACGGTGGCGGAAGTATTTTTAAAAATGGTGTTTACGATCAGGTAATCGCAAACTTAAAAGGTTTTGATATTGTAGAATTTGGCGGAATTGAACCAAATCCGCATTTTGAAACTTTAATGAAAGCTGTTGAAGTTATTAAAGCTGAGAAAATCAACTTTATTCTTGCCGTTGGTGGCGGATCTGTAATTGATGGGGTAAAATTTATTTCGGCAGCTGTTAATTTCGAAGGAAATCCAATTGATATTTTACAAAAAAGAATTCTGATTAAGGAAAATGCGGTGCCTTTCGGAACTGTATTAACTCTTCCGGCAACAGGAAGCGAAATGAATTCCGGTTCTGTAGTTACAATTGCTTCTACACAGGAAAAATTGGCTTTTGGCGGAAGCGCTTTATTTCCAAAATTTTCAATTTGTGATCCAACCGTAATTGAATCTTTACCAAAAAGACAAATTCAAAACGGAGTTGTTGATGCTTATACACACGTTATGGAACAATATTTAACGTATCCGCACGAAGGTTTTCTGCAAGACAGAATCGCAGAAGGAATTTTGCAGACTCTAATTGAAGTTGGTCCAAAAGTGGTTGAGAATCCAACAGATTATGCTTTGGCTTCCAACTTTATGTGGAGCTGTACAATGGCATTAAACGGATTAATTCAAAAAGGTGTTCCAAGCGACTGGGCAACGCACATGATTGGCCACGAATTGACGGCGCTTTATGGAATTGATCATGCGAGAACTTTGGCAATTATTGGCCCAAGTTTATATAAAGTCATGTTTGAAACCAAAAAGGGAAAACTGGCTCAATACGGAAGACGTATTTTTAATCTTTCTGGTTCTGACGAAGAAGTGGCTAAAGAAGCGATTAATAAAACTGTGGAATTTTTCCATACAATGGGAATGGACACTAAACTTTCTCAATACACAGAAAACTACAGCAATACCGCAGATTTTATTGTAAATCGTTTCGACGAAAGAGGCTGGAAAGGTTTGGGCGAAAATCAATTAGTAACTTTAGATAAAGTAAAATCTATCGTTGAACTTAGTTATTAA
- a CDS encoding NAD(P)H-dependent glycerol-3-phosphate dehydrogenase — protein sequence MSEKLKFAVIGGGSWATAIAKMLCVNLSEIAWYMRNESAIEHLQKYKHNPNYLSSVEFDTNKLKLTSNINEAIEYADYIIFAIPSAFLDAELKNMTVSLSDKIIFSAIKGIVPETSLIVGEHFHIQYDIPYYNIGVITGPCHAEEVALERLSYLTIACGDPVKASTVAKSLSGNYIKAKISDDIIGTEYAAMLKNIYSIAAGIAHGLGYGDNFQSVLMSNAIREMKKFIRKVHKMKRNINDSAYLGDLLVTGYSVFSRNRMFGNMIGKGYTVKSAMMEMSMVAEGYYATKSAYKLNQGYGAKTPIINAVYAVLYEGKDAKTVFWKLTESLD from the coding sequence ATGAGCGAAAAATTAAAATTTGCAGTAATTGGAGGAGGAAGCTGGGCAACGGCAATTGCAAAAATGTTATGCGTTAATCTTTCAGAAATTGCGTGGTATATGCGTAATGAATCTGCAATCGAGCATCTTCAAAAATATAAGCACAATCCAAATTATTTAAGCTCTGTTGAGTTTGACACGAACAAACTTAAATTAACAAGCAATATAAACGAAGCGATAGAATATGCAGATTATATCATTTTTGCAATTCCATCTGCTTTTTTGGATGCCGAATTAAAAAACATGACGGTTTCCTTATCTGATAAAATTATTTTCTCAGCTATTAAAGGTATTGTTCCGGAAACAAGTTTAATTGTTGGAGAACACTTCCATATTCAATACGATATTCCTTATTACAATATTGGCGTAATTACAGGTCCTTGCCACGCAGAAGAAGTTGCCTTAGAAAGACTTTCTTATTTAACCATCGCTTGTGGTGATCCTGTAAAAGCATCTACAGTTGCCAAATCATTATCTGGAAATTACATTAAAGCAAAAATTTCAGACGATATTATTGGTACAGAATACGCTGCAATGCTAAAAAACATTTACTCTATCGCTGCCGGAATCGCACACGGTTTAGGTTATGGCGACAACTTTCAGTCGGTTTTGATGAGTAATGCGATTCGCGAAATGAAGAAATTCATCAGAAAAGTGCACAAAATGAAACGTAACATCAATGATTCTGCTTATTTAGGCGATTTATTGGTTACAGGATATTCCGTTTTCTCAAGAAACAGAATGTTCGGAAATATGATTGGAAAAGGCTATACAGTAAAAAGTGCTATGATGGAAATGAGCATGGTTGCCGAAGGTTATTACGCAACAAAAAGTGCCTACAAACTAAATCAGGGCTACGGAGCAAAAACACCAATTATAAATGCTGTTTATGCTGTTTTATATGAAGGAAAAGATGCTAAAACAGTTTTCTGGAAATTGACTGAGTCTTTGGATTGA
- the pheS gene encoding phenylalanine--tRNA ligase subunit alpha produces MIDKIKQHIEEAKAFNEKNKESLEQFRIKYLGSKGLLKELFTEFKNIPNDQKKDFGQVINTLKAVAEEKVKQIQEELESKEESKGIFGDLTRAEEPVLIGSRHPISIVKNQIIDIFANIGFNVSEGPEIEDDWHNFTALNLPEYHPARDMQDTFFIQTNPDVLLRTHTSSVQVRYMENHKPPIRTISPGRVFRNEAISSRSHCIFHQVEGLYIDKDVSFADLKQTLLYFTKEMFGKSKIRLRPSYFPFTEPSAEIDIYWGLKTETDYRITKGTGWLEIGGCGMVDPNVLKNCDINPDEYNGFAFGMGVERIAMLLYQIGDIRMFYENDVRFLEQFKANI; encoded by the coding sequence ATGATAGATAAGATAAAACAACATATAGAGGAAGCGAAAGCCTTTAATGAAAAAAACAAAGAATCTTTAGAACAATTCCGTATTAAATATCTTGGTAGCAAAGGTTTATTAAAAGAGCTTTTTACTGAGTTTAAAAATATTCCAAACGACCAGAAAAAAGATTTCGGACAAGTAATCAATACTTTAAAAGCGGTTGCTGAAGAAAAAGTAAAGCAGATTCAGGAAGAACTTGAAAGCAAAGAAGAATCTAAAGGAATTTTTGGTGATTTAACACGTGCTGAAGAACCGGTATTAATTGGTTCGCGCCACCCGATTTCTATCGTAAAAAATCAAATCATCGATATTTTTGCTAACATCGGATTCAACGTTTCTGAAGGTCCGGAAATCGAAGACGACTGGCATAACTTTACAGCATTGAATTTACCGGAATATCATCCGGCGAGAGATATGCAGGATACCTTTTTCATTCAGACAAATCCTGATGTGTTGTTGCGTACGCATACATCATCTGTTCAGGTGCGTTATATGGAAAATCATAAACCGCCAATTCGTACCATTTCTCCGGGACGTGTTTTCCGTAATGAAGCCATTTCATCACGTTCGCACTGTATTTTCCATCAAGTAGAAGGATTGTACATTGACAAAGATGTGTCTTTTGCCGATTTAAAACAAACATTACTTTACTTCACAAAAGAAATGTTCGGAAAATCAAAGATTCGTCTTCGTCCGTCATATTTCCCATTTACAGAGCCAAGTGCTGAAATTGATATTTATTGGGGACTAAAAACAGAAACCGATTACAGAATTACAAAAGGAACTGGCTGGTTGGAGATTGGAGGCTGCGGTATGGTAGATCCAAACGTTTTGAAAAACTGTGATATCAACCCAGATGAGTACAACGGTTTTGCTTTCGGAATGGGAGTAGAGCGTATTGCAATGCTTTTATATCAAATTGGTGATATTCGTATGTTTTATGAAAATGATGTTCGTTTCTTAGAGCAGTTTAAAGCAAATATATAA
- a CDS encoding CvpA family protein, translating into MSFFDIIVAALLGYSLYKGIKNGLFVEVASFISLLLGIYLAIKFSSLMTGMISKHVSWNPTNIQITAFILTFILVVIGVYFLAKILTGIADFAMLGWMNKLGGGFFRVLKTILILSIFIALFEKINFNNTFAKKETLDKSIFYNPVKKVAAFVYPSIEKWYETFKKEHSEKTEEEKEQTEN; encoded by the coding sequence ATGAGTTTTTTTGATATTATCGTTGCCGCGCTTTTAGGATACAGTTTGTATAAAGGAATTAAAAACGGCCTTTTTGTAGAAGTTGCTTCTTTTATTTCTTTATTATTGGGAATTTATCTTGCCATTAAATTTTCTTCACTAATGACCGGAATGATTTCAAAACATGTTTCCTGGAATCCGACTAATATTCAAATTACAGCTTTTATCTTAACCTTTATTCTGGTAGTAATTGGTGTTTATTTCCTTGCGAAAATTTTAACCGGAATTGCCGATTTTGCTATGTTAGGCTGGATGAATAAATTAGGCGGAGGTTTCTTTAGAGTTTTAAAAACCATTCTGATTCTGAGTATTTTTATTGCTTTATTCGAAAAAATCAACTTCAATAATACTTTTGCAAAAAAGGAAACTTTAGATAAATCTATTTTCTACAATCCGGTAAAAAAAGTTGCCGCTTTTGTTTATCCTTCGATCGAAAAATGGTACGAAACGTTTAAAAAAGAACATTCTGAGAAAACAGAAGAAGAAAAAGAACAGACAGAGAATTAA
- a CDS encoding glycoside hydrolase family 95 protein, producing the protein MNSNLIKTFLILLFTSYYTNISAQSKHVLWYNKPAEFFEETLVLGNGKMGATVFGGANSDKIYLNDITLWSGEPVNANMSPEAYKNIPAIREALQNENYKLAEELNKKVQGKNSESYAPLGTLEINNSEKGKAVNYHRELDLSNAISKVSYEMAGIKYTREYFVSAPDKVMIIKLTADQKGALNFDINLKSLLKSNVEVRNNILVITGSAPIHENGGYNVPQKYLNLKDRGTRFTGLVQIKKTDGKITSSRETLTLKDATEAIIFVSVATSFNGFDKNPASEGLDDVSIALQNLNKAYEKPFDKLKESHIADYQKFFNRVNLDLGKTTAPDLPTDERLLRYADGKEDKNLEILYFNFGRYLLISSSRTLGVPANLQGLWNPYVNPPWSSNYTMNINVEENYWLAENTNLSEMHSSLLSFIKNLSVTGKVTAKTFYGVDKGWAAAHNSDIWAMTNPVGQFGKEDPMWACWPMAEAWLSTHIWEHYTFTQDKDYLKKEGYPLMKGAAEFCLGWLVTDRNGNLITSPSTSPENQYKLADGFVGATLYGGTADLAMIRECFDKTIKASKVLNTDTDFRKKLETALSKLHPYQIGKKGNLQEWYFDWEDNDPKHRHQSHLFGLFPGDHITPLKTPDLAEASKKTLEIKGDETTGWSKGWRINLWARLWDGNRAYKMYRELLRYVDPDGKKTEKPRRGGGTYPNLFDAHPPFQIDGNFGGAAAVAEMLVQSDENEIRLLPALPDAWSEGSVKGICARGGFEIEMNWNNKNPEKVIISSKLGGKTTLFFGDKKQEIVLKKEEKKEINF; encoded by the coding sequence ATGAACTCAAACCTCATAAAAACATTTCTCATTTTACTTTTCACATCTTACTATACAAACATTTCAGCACAATCCAAACACGTTTTGTGGTACAATAAGCCCGCAGAATTCTTTGAAGAAACCTTAGTTTTAGGAAACGGAAAAATGGGCGCAACTGTTTTTGGAGGCGCCAATTCAGATAAAATTTATTTAAATGATATTACACTTTGGTCAGGCGAACCCGTAAATGCGAATATGAGTCCGGAAGCTTACAAAAACATTCCGGCAATTCGTGAAGCTTTACAAAATGAAAACTACAAACTGGCAGAAGAACTCAATAAAAAAGTTCAGGGAAAAAACTCCGAATCGTATGCGCCTTTGGGGACATTAGAAATCAATAATTCAGAAAAGGGAAAAGCAGTAAATTATCATCGTGAACTGGATCTTTCTAATGCGATTTCAAAAGTAAGTTACGAAATGGCGGGCATAAAATATACGCGCGAATATTTTGTATCTGCTCCGGATAAAGTCATGATTATCAAATTGACAGCCGATCAAAAAGGAGCTTTAAATTTCGATATTAATTTAAAAAGTCTTTTAAAATCAAATGTTGAGGTGCGAAACAATATTTTAGTAATAACAGGTTCTGCGCCAATTCACGAAAATGGAGGATATAATGTTCCCCAAAAATATCTGAATTTAAAGGATAGAGGAACAAGATTTACGGGTTTAGTCCAAATCAAAAAAACAGATGGAAAAATTACAAGTTCGAGAGAAACTTTAACTTTAAAAGATGCGACAGAAGCGATTATTTTTGTTTCGGTCGCAACAAGCTTTAACGGTTTCGACAAAAATCCAGCATCAGAAGGTTTAGATGACGTTTCAATTGCTTTGCAAAATCTCAATAAAGCATACGAGAAACCATTCGACAAATTAAAAGAATCTCACATTGCCGATTATCAAAAATTCTTTAATCGTGTCAATTTAGATTTAGGAAAGACAACCGCTCCAGATTTACCAACAGACGAACGTTTATTGCGCTACGCAGATGGAAAAGAAGATAAAAATCTCGAGATTTTATATTTCAATTTCGGACGATATTTATTAATCAGTTCTTCAAGAACTTTGGGAGTTCCGGCGAATTTACAAGGACTTTGGAATCCGTATGTGAATCCGCCCTGGAGCAGTAATTATACAATGAATATCAATGTAGAAGAAAATTACTGGCTGGCAGAAAATACCAATCTTTCTGAAATGCATTCTTCGCTTTTGAGTTTTATTAAAAACCTTTCGGTAACAGGAAAAGTAACGGCTAAAACTTTTTATGGAGTAGATAAAGGCTGGGCGGCGGCACACAATTCGGATATCTGGGCAATGACTAATCCGGTTGGACAGTTTGGAAAAGAAGATCCAATGTGGGCTTGCTGGCCAATGGCAGAAGCTTGGCTGAGCACACATATTTGGGAACATTATACTTTTACTCAGGATAAGGATTATTTGAAAAAAGAAGGTTATCCGTTAATGAAAGGCGCAGCCGAATTTTGTTTGGGCTGGCTTGTGACCGATAGAAACGGAAATTTAATTACTTCGCCATCCACTTCTCCAGAAAATCAATATAAACTGGCTGACGGATTTGTGGGCGCAACATTATATGGCGGAACTGCAGATTTGGCTATGATTCGCGAATGTTTTGACAAAACAATTAAAGCTTCAAAAGTATTAAATACGGATACTGATTTCAGAAAAAAACTGGAAACAGCACTTTCAAAACTGCATCCATATCAAATTGGTAAAAAAGGAAATCTGCAGGAATGGTATTTCGATTGGGAAGATAATGATCCAAAACACCGTCATCAATCGCATTTATTTGGACTTTTCCCTGGTGATCATATTACACCTTTAAAAACTCCTGATTTAGCGGAAGCTTCTAAGAAAACATTAGAAATAAAAGGCGACGAAACCACAGGCTGGTCAAAAGGATGGAGAATCAATCTTTGGGCAAGACTTTGGGACGGAAATCGCGCTTATAAAATGTATCGTGAATTATTACGTTACGTAGATCCGGACGGAAAGAAAACAGAAAAACCCAGAAGAGGAGGAGGAACGTATCCGAATTTATTTGACGCGCATCCGCCGTTTCAAATTGATGGTAATTTTGGTGGTGCAGCTGCTGTTGCCGAAATGTTAGTGCAATCAGACGAGAATGAAATTAGATTACTTCCTGCTTTGCCAGATGCGTGGTCAGAGGGTTCTGTAAAAGGAATTTGTGCAAGAGGAGGATTTGAAATTGAAATGAATTGGAATAATAAAAACCCTGAAAAAGTAATTATTTCTTCTAAACTTGGAGGAAAAACAACTTTGTTTTTTGGAGATAAAAAACAAGAAATTGTTTTGAAGAAAGAAGAAAAGAAGGAAATCAATTTTTAA
- a CDS encoding sialate O-acetylesterase: MKKSIVFIFLIINVLANANVKMPLLFSDGMVLQRDKKIPIWGFADADEKIEVHFNKQIQKTTADKNGKWTLNLNSEKAGGPFELIIIGKNKITIKNVLVGEVWICSGQSNMEFQVSKTMNAEKEIANSDYSMIRHFGVAQDLSGKPKDDLKAGKWEAANKETVGNFTAVGYYFARKLYAELKIPIGIINTSWGGTNVETWTSREAFQKSDDFKSMIAEVPSLNVDSISKLYAKNMKERVERIQGTPVSTENENTFKDLTFDDAFWGELNTPSLWENQPLGDLDGVVWMRKTITLSAEDIKNKAVLSLAKIDDEDITYVNGIEVGQNTQWDARRVYEIPSNILKEGKNVIAVRIVDNSGGGGIYGEAEDLKLTVGSKVLPLDGKWKFKVIVVKTSLSPNSYPSLLYNAMVNPLVPYAIEGVLWYQGEANVWRANQYKKAFPLMITDWRTKFKQGDFPFYFVQLSTFNEFGGNSQKGSRWAELREAQSQTLKLPNTGMAVTTDIGNAKDIHPTNKQDIGLRLAAVALNNIYGKKQVHSGPTYKSQEIKENQIILTFDNIGSGLSTANNDELKGFEIAGTDKVFHSAKAIIKDNKIIVSSDQVQNPVAVHYGWADDDTEINLFNKEKFPASPFRTDNWEMITANEVYKVSK; this comes from the coding sequence ATGAAAAAAAGTATTGTATTTATTTTTCTGATAATAAATGTTTTAGCTAATGCTAATGTCAAAATGCCTTTGCTGTTTTCTGATGGAATGGTATTGCAAAGAGATAAAAAAATTCCAATTTGGGGTTTTGCTGATGCAGATGAAAAAATCGAGGTTCATTTTAACAAACAAATTCAAAAAACAACGGCCGATAAAAACGGAAAATGGACTTTAAATCTTAATTCTGAAAAAGCAGGCGGACCTTTCGAATTAATAATTATCGGAAAAAATAAAATCACGATCAAAAATGTTTTGGTTGGTGAAGTCTGGATTTGCAGCGGACAATCGAATATGGAATTTCAGGTTTCTAAAACGATGAATGCCGAAAAAGAAATTGCAAATTCTGATTATTCAATGATTCGTCATTTTGGAGTGGCACAAGATTTAAGCGGAAAACCAAAAGACGATTTAAAAGCCGGAAAATGGGAAGCAGCAAACAAAGAAACGGTTGGCAATTTTACAGCAGTTGGGTATTATTTCGCCAGAAAATTATATGCTGAATTAAAAATTCCAATTGGAATTATAAATACTTCTTGGGGAGGAACAAATGTTGAAACCTGGACAAGTCGTGAAGCTTTTCAAAAAAGCGACGATTTCAAATCTATGATTGCTGAAGTTCCTTCACTAAATGTAGATTCTATTTCAAAATTGTACGCCAAAAACATGAAAGAAAGAGTCGAAAGAATTCAGGGAACTCCGGTAAGTACAGAAAATGAAAATACTTTTAAAGATTTAACTTTTGATGATGCTTTTTGGGGCGAACTGAATACGCCAAGTTTATGGGAAAATCAGCCGTTGGGCGATTTAGACGGCGTAGTCTGGATGCGAAAAACAATTACACTTTCTGCAGAAGATATTAAAAACAAAGCAGTTTTAAGTCTGGCTAAAATCGATGACGAAGACATTACGTATGTAAACGGAATTGAAGTTGGTCAAAACACACAATGGGACGCTAGACGTGTTTATGAAATTCCGTCGAATATTTTAAAAGAAGGAAAAAATGTAATCGCAGTTAGAATAGTTGATAACAGCGGCGGCGGCGGAATTTATGGCGAAGCAGAAGATTTAAAATTAACCGTTGGAAGTAAAGTTCTTCCGCTTGACGGGAAATGGAAATTTAAAGTTATTGTAGTAAAAACATCTTTATCGCCAAATAGTTATCCGTCATTATTATACAATGCAATGGTAAATCCGCTGGTTCCGTATGCTATTGAAGGCGTTTTATGGTATCAGGGCGAAGCCAATGTTTGGAGAGCGAATCAATATAAAAAAGCATTTCCGTTAATGATTACAGACTGGCGAACAAAATTTAAACAAGGTGATTTTCCTTTTTATTTTGTTCAATTATCGACTTTCAACGAATTTGGAGGAAACAGCCAAAAAGGAAGCCGTTGGGCAGAACTTCGCGAAGCGCAATCTCAAACTTTAAAATTGCCAAACACAGGAATGGCAGTTACGACAGACATTGGAAACGCAAAAGATATTCACCCAACCAACAAACAAGATATTGGTTTACGTTTGGCTGCAGTTGCTTTAAATAATATTTACGGCAAAAAGCAAGTTCACAGCGGACCAACTTATAAATCTCAGGAAATAAAAGAAAATCAAATCATTTTGACTTTTGATAATATCGGCAGCGGATTATCAACGGCAAATAACGATGAATTAAAAGGTTTCGAAATCGCCGGAACAGACAAAGTTTTTCATTCCGCGAAAGCGATAATAAAAGACAACAAAATAATTGTTTCAAGCGATCAGGTTCAAAATCCCGTTGCAGTTCATTACGGCTGGGCAGATGATGATACAGAGATTAATCTTTTTAATAAAGAAAAATTTCCGGCATCACCATTTAGAACCGATAATTGGGAAATGATTACGGCGAATGAAGTTTATAAAGTGAGTAAATAG